From Oryza sativa Japonica Group chromosome 4, ASM3414082v1, one genomic window encodes:
- the LOC4337091 gene encoding thioredoxin-like protein CXXS1: MEIQQQKGVGNSKVVKVEKEESWDLFVNQASNEGHPVVAHFGASWCVTSLSMNYKFEELAQTHPEILFLYVDVDDVQSVSSKLGVKAMPTFFLIKDKEVVNKIVGANPDEVKKMVDASAESFGVTAPPDIVVE, from the exons ATGGAGATCCAGCAGCAGAAGGGGGTTGGCAATTCCAAAGTTGTGAAGGTTGAGAAGGAGGAGTCATGGGATCTGTTCGTCAATCAAGCAAGCAACGAAGGCCACCCT GTTGTTGCCCACTTTGGGGCTTCATGGTGTGTGACTTCGCTGTCCATGAACTACAAGTTTGAGGAGCTAGCTCAGACACACCCTGAGATACTGTTCCTCTATGTGGATGTTGATGATGTCCAG AGTGTTTCGTCCAAGCTTGGAGTGAAGGCCATGCCGACATTTTTTCTCATCAAGGACAAGGAGGTGGTGAACAAGATTGTTGGTGCCAACCCAGATGAGGTCAAGAAGATGGTGGACGCTTCTGCTGAGTCCTTTGGAGTTACTGCTCCTCCTGATATAGTGGTGGAATAG
- the LOC4337089 gene encoding helicase-like transcription factor CHR28, translating to MDIIDLCSDSEEYFSPYSDTEDNLDFDDPNDGVNQVVLHNTAFGNNSSELLVGLDDDNWLNNTHALSSHRPAENRSDIIESSSGVNTDCQNSAWQYRTLPHTFMSSSYKSRPLSLTGGNNVESTHPTVKPNTVHYNGIGFPSPAIASGYKPYVSYGQGVSIDDDDDDVYEVLHQPFPFSHSSLGDKKIEEESTWKYNGFQTSSAYGIEMPTSAMSTGGVSAYGGLNSHRIFPPSVPYNNSVNNFGVNGLGTQSHLNIEKRLFGRDERVVYDEALKQISQETTEENLPEGVMSVSLLKHQRIALAWMVSRENSSHCSGGILADDQGLGKTISTIALIQKERVEQSKFMSADVGSMKSVANLDEDDEVVIVMDKKQLKGESVNMLQDSTLFPSSEAASDAADLKPWASLPGSAVDRMVNAVKVEPKKKARVRPSPSSTLRSANRSTAGTLVVCPASVLRQWASELAAKVTESSKLSVLVYHGGSRTKDPTELTKYDVVVTTYTIVANEVPKQNFDEDMEEKNSETYGLCPAFSIGNKRKKDSEPKKKKKPKNSDADLDGGPLARVRWFRVVLDEAQTIKNHNTQVARACCGLRAKRRWCLSGTPIQNTIDDLYSYFRFLKYEPYSVYGSFRSMIKYQISRDATRGYKKLQAVLKIVLLRRTKETLIDGEPIIKLPPKTIQLSKIDFSKEERTFYMMLEEGSREKFKEYASAGTIRENFANILVLLLRLRQACDHPLLLKGKEKDLIDTGSVEVANKLPKETVINLLGQLEGDYAICSRCSDPPEDVVVATCGHVFCYQCVHKSLTSDENVCPSPSCGKKLSAQTVFSPGVLRFCIADKLESGATTSSSVEADGSPSICESSYISSKIRATTDILNSIVNTPALTWSDTMESSPSEVAPSKAIVFSQWTGLLDLLELSLDSSRIKFRRLDGAMSLNLREAAVREFNTDPEVRVMLMSLKAGNLGLNMVAACHVIMIDPWWNPYAEDQAVDRAHRIGQTRPVTVSRLTIKDTVEDRILALQEKKRKMVQSAFGEDKPGGSATRLTIDDLQYLFGI from the exons ATGGATATTATTGACTTGTGTTCAGACAGTGAAGAGTACTTCAGCCCGTACTCAGATACAGAAGACAATCTTGATTTTGACGATCCCAATGATGGTGTTAACCAGGTGGTTTTGCACAACACAGCATTTGGCAATAATAGTTCAGAACTACTAGTCGGGCTGGATGACGATAACTGGTTAAACAACACTCATGCTTTATCCTCTCATAGACCTGCTGAGAATAGATCAGACATTATTGAAAGCAGCAGCGGTGTCAACACTGACTGTCAGAATAGTGCTTGGCAATACAGGACTCTTCCACATACCTTCATGAGCAGCAGTTACAAGTCTCGTCCACTTTCTCTAACAGGAGGTAACAATGTTGAAAGTACACACCCCACTGTGAAGCCTAACACTGTGCACTATAATGGAATTGGGTTCCCTTCACCTGCTATTGCAAGTGGCTACAAGCCATATGTTAGTTATGGCCAGGGTGTTTcaattgatgatgatgacg ATGATGTCTATGAGGTTCTGCATCAACCATTTCCGTTCAGTCATTCGAGTTTAGGTGACAAGAAGATCGAGGAAGAATCCACTTGGAAGTACAATGGTTTTCAAACAAGTTCTGCCTATGGAATCGAGATGcctacatctgcaatgtcaacAG GTGGTGTCTCTGCATATGGAGGTCTAAACTCACATAGGATCTTTCCTCCATCAGTGCCATACAACAATTCTGTTAACAATTTTGGAGTCAATGGCCTTGGCACTCAGAGCCACTTAAATATAGAAAAGAGGCTTTTTGGCCGTGATGAGAGGGTGGTGTATGATGAAGCCCTGAAG CAAATCAGTCAAGAAACAACGGAAGAAAATTTGCCTGAAGGTGTTATGTCAGTATCACTCCTTAAGCACCAG AGAATAGCATTAGCTTGGATGGTTTCCAGGGAGAATAGCTCACATTGTTCAGGTGGAATTTTGGCAGACGATCAG GGTCTTGGGAAGACAATATCAACTATTGCCCTTATACAAAAGGAGAGGGTTGAGCAGTCTAAGTTCATGTCTGCTGATGTGGGCAGCATGAAATCTGTAGCTAACCTTGATGAGGATGATGAAGTAGTGATAGTCATGGACAAGAAGCAACTGAAGGGTGAATCTGTGAATATGCTACAGGATTCAACACTGTTTCCATCATCAGAAGCAGCAAGTGATGCCGCAGATCTGAAGCCCTGGGCTAGTCTACCGGGGTCTGCTGTTGATAGAATGGTAAATGCTGTCAAAGTTGAACCCAAGAAGAAGGCTAGAGTGAGACCATCGCCTTCGTCAACTTTGAGGTCTGCTAATAGATCAACTGCGGGAACACTAGTGGTGTGTCCAGCCAGCGTTCTTAGACAGTGGGCTAGTGAGTTGGCTGCCAAGGTTACTGAAAGTTCTAAATTGTCTGTTTTGGTTTATCATGGAGGTTCAAGGACTAAAGATCCAACTGAGTTGACAAAATATGATGTTGTTGTCACCACATACACTATTGTAGCCAATGAGGTACCCAAACAAAACTTTGATGAGGATATGGAGGAAAAGAACAGCGAAACATATGGGTTATGTCCAGCATTTTCTATTGGcaataaaagaaagaaagacagcgaaccaaagaagaaaaagaaacccAAAAATTCAGATGCTGACCTTGATGGTGGACCACTTGCCAGAGTGCGATGGTTCAGAGTTGTGCTTGATGAAGCTCAAACAATAAAGAATCACAATACTCAAGTGGCTAGAGCCTGTTGTGGACTGAGAGCAAAACGGAGATGGTGTTTATCAGGAACTCCTATACAAAATACAATTGATGATCTGTATAGTTATTTCCGTTTCTTGAAGTATGAACCATATTCTGTGTATGGTTCCTTTCGCTCTATGATAAAATACCAAATTTCTAGAGATGCAACTCGTGGATATAAGAAACTCCAAGCTGTCTTGAAGATAGTTCTGTTGCGGCGCACAAAAG AAACACTAATCGATGGAGAACCAATCATAAAATTGCCACCAAAAACGATTCAGCTGAGCAAAATAGACTTCTCAAAAGAGGAGCGAACTTTCTATATGATGCTTGAAGAAGGTTCTAGGGAAAAGTTCAAG GAATATGCTTCTGCTGGGACGATAAGAGAAAATTTTGCAAACATTCTTGTATTGCTGCTGCGACTTCGGCAGGCTTGTGACCATCCTCTTCTTTTGAAGGGAAAGGAAAAAGATTTGATTGATACTGGTTCTGTAGAAGTGGCAAACAAACTTCCTAAGGAAACAGTGATAAATTTGCTTGGACAGCTGGAAGGAGACTATGCAATTTGTTCCAGATGCAGT GACCCACCTGAGGATGTTGTTGTAGCAACATGTGGTCATGTTTTCTGTTATCAGTGTGTGCATAAGAGCTTAACAAGTGATGAGAATGTCTGTCCCTCCCCTTCTTGTGGGAAGAAATTAAGCGCTCAAACAGTTTTTTCACCTGGAGTGTTAAGGTTTTGTATAGCTGATAAATTGGAGTCTGGTGCAACAACTAGTAGTTCTGTAGAAGCAGATGGCTCTCCATCAATCTGTGAAAGCAGTTACATATCTTCTAAGATCAGGGCAACCACTGACATACTTAACTCAATCGTGAATACACCTGCTCTAACTTGGAGTGATACTATGGAATCAAGTCCAAGTGAAGTAGCCCCTTCTAAGGCGATAGTATTCTCCCAGTGGACTGGCTTGCTGGACTTGCTGGAGCTTTCGCTGGATAGCAGCCGTATAAAATTCAGAAGGCTTGATGGTGCAATGTCTCTCAACTTAAGAGAAGCAGCAGTGAGAGAATTCAACACTGATCCAGAG GTGAGAGTGATGCTCATGTCACTTAAGGCTGGAAATCTTGGTCTCAACATGGTAGCTGCTTGCCATGTGATTATGATTGATCCATGGTGGAACCCTTATGCTGAGGACCAGGCAGTTGATAGAGCACACAGAATTGGTCAGACCCGTCCTGTAACCGTTTCCCGCTTAACTATCAAAGACACAGTGGAAGATCGGATTTTAGCTCTACAG gagaagaagagaaagatggTCCAATCTGCTTTTGGTGAGGACAAACCTGGCGGCAGTGCAACTCGGCTCACCATAGATGATCTCCAATATCTATTCGGAATATGA
- the LOC4337090 gene encoding uncharacterized protein Os04g0629400 precursor produces MCCYVGKATKIFLCLAAALIVVGLVLGFGLAHRTWGERKVQPDCRWPDCQLQPAYGGGGGGGDPLPATSGAGDTPPGVPLTEPAVAAFPGVASASSAAPPTASMPYLGPPSPFAVGLAPAHG; encoded by the coding sequence ATGTGCTGCTACGTGGGGAAGGCGACCAAGATCTTCCTGTGCCTCGCGGCGGCGCTCATCGTAGTGGGCCTCGTCCTGGGCTTCGGGCTGGCCCACCGGACGTGGGGCGAGCGGAAGGTCCAGCCGGACTGCCGGTGGCCCGACTGCCAGCTCCAGCCggcctacggcggcggcggcggcggcggcgaccctctcccggccacctccggcgccggcgacacgcCGCCCGGCGTCCCGCTGACGGAGCCGGCCGTGGCCGCGTTCCCCGGCGTCGCCTCTGCttcgtcggccgcgccgccgacggcgagcaTGCCGTACCTTGGGCCGCCCAGCCCGTTCGCAGTGGGCCTCGCCCCGGCCCATGGGTGA